From a region of the Gossypium raimondii isolate GPD5lz chromosome 10, ASM2569854v1, whole genome shotgun sequence genome:
- the LOC105778070 gene encoding uncharacterized protein LOC105778070 isoform X1 has translation MHSSGFRDFLLKPELLQSIVDSGFEHPSEVTVIRVLMHSPKSKANVDTIIERCAGAGHLRDDIFHYSKEPAEYLLSDLPSSYGKGATSSSMGFDKELNKEVAIKVIDLEESLMHEVMFSTEDKPKLLSQKHMPYALFSFKDRQGNSETES, from the exons ATGCACAGTTCAGGATTCAGAGACTTTCTGCTAAAACCGGAGCTGCTTCAATCTATTGTGGATTCTGGTTTTGAACATCCTTCCGAAG TCACAGTTATAAGAGTTCTCATGCATAGTCCCAAAAGCAAAGCAAATGTTGATACTATTATTGAAAG GTGTGCTGGTGCAGGGCATTTACGAGATGATATCTTCCATTATAGTAAGGAACCAGCTGAATACTTGCTTAGTGACCTGCCAAGCTCTTATGGCAAAGGTGCAACCAGTAGCTCAATGGG GTTTGACAAGGAACTGAACAAGGAAGTTGCTATTAAAGTTATTGATTTAGAAGAATC TCTCATGCATGAAGTTATGTTTTCAACAGAAGACAAACCAAAACTTCTTAGTCAG AAACACATGCCCTATGCCCTATTTTCGTTTAAGGACCGCCAAGGAAATTCTGAAACTGAAAGCTGA
- the LOC105778070 gene encoding uncharacterized protein LOC105778070 isoform X2, with protein sequence MHSSGFRDFLLKPELLQSIVDSGFEHPSEVTVIRVLMHSPKSKANVDTIIERCAGAGHLRDDIFHYSKEPAEYLLSDLPSSYGKGATSSSMGFDKELNKEVAIKVIDLEESNTCPMPYFRLRTAKEILKLKAD encoded by the exons ATGCACAGTTCAGGATTCAGAGACTTTCTGCTAAAACCGGAGCTGCTTCAATCTATTGTGGATTCTGGTTTTGAACATCCTTCCGAAG TCACAGTTATAAGAGTTCTCATGCATAGTCCCAAAAGCAAAGCAAATGTTGATACTATTATTGAAAG GTGTGCTGGTGCAGGGCATTTACGAGATGATATCTTCCATTATAGTAAGGAACCAGCTGAATACTTGCTTAGTGACCTGCCAAGCTCTTATGGCAAAGGTGCAACCAGTAGCTCAATGGG GTTTGACAAGGAACTGAACAAGGAAGTTGCTATTAAAGTTATTGATTTAGAAGAATC AAACACATGCCCTATGCCCTATTTTCGTTTAAGGACCGCCAAGGAAATTCTGAAACTGAAAGCTGATTGA
- the LOC105778070 gene encoding uncharacterized protein LOC105778070 isoform X3 → MHSPKSKANVDTIIERCAGAGHLRDDIFHYSKEPAEYLLSDLPSSYGKGATSSSMGFDKELNKEVAIKVIDLEESLMHEVMFSTEDKPKLLSQKHMPYALFSFKDRQGNSETES, encoded by the exons ATGCATAGTCCCAAAAGCAAAGCAAATGTTGATACTATTATTGAAAG GTGTGCTGGTGCAGGGCATTTACGAGATGATATCTTCCATTATAGTAAGGAACCAGCTGAATACTTGCTTAGTGACCTGCCAAGCTCTTATGGCAAAGGTGCAACCAGTAGCTCAATGGG GTTTGACAAGGAACTGAACAAGGAAGTTGCTATTAAAGTTATTGATTTAGAAGAATC TCTCATGCATGAAGTTATGTTTTCAACAGAAGACAAACCAAAACTTCTTAGTCAG AAACACATGCCCTATGCCCTATTTTCGTTTAAGGACCGCCAAGGAAATTCTGAAACTGAAAGCTGA